The genomic interval AGCAACTAATCGGTGGCCACGTTTGACTAACTCAAGACCAGTTTCTGATTTACCAATCCCACTAGCCCCTTGAATAAGAACGCCGACCCCAAAAATATCCATCAAAACACCATGAACAGTCGTTCTTTCAGCTAAACGTTCATCAAGAAATGAGGTCAATACTGAGTTCAATCGGCTGGTTGCTTCACGCGATTGAAGTAAAACAATGTCAGACTTTTTAGCTGCTGCCACCATTTCACTAGGAATTTCTAAATTACGTGCAACAATAACAACCGGTGTTTCTTTAGCCATGACTTTTTTCAAGAGGTCATAGCGATTATCCCCAACTACAGTCATCATGTATGACCATTCTTTCATCCCAAAAAGTTGAATTCGTTCGGGTGTGAAATAATCAAAATACCCAGCCATTTCTAAACCTGGGCGCATAATTTCTGAAGTTGTAATTTCTTTTTGTAATGCTGTTTCTGTTGAGTAAATCACATGAAAATGAATTTTGTCAAGTAAATCTTGAACTGAAACCGCCATTGTAAGTCTCCCCTATTATTTCATAAATAAGAACAACTGACAGAGAATATTTTTTCGTTATAAAACTTTGTCAGTACTTTTATAATAAAAATTGTGATAAAAATCACATTTTCATATCACGTATAAATTTATCCAAGCGATAAGCAAGGAAGATTCGGCGTAATAAAAGAAAGCCGAAAAACGTGGCTAAAAACCACGAAGCAGATAGGAAGGACCAGCTGAAAATCCAAGCTTCAAGTACCGTTCCAATCATAAAAGAATAAAATCGTTGTTTAGGCATGCCTCTATTATGACATTTTTAAGCCAGAAATGTCAATGGATTGTGTTGAATAATACTTAATAAAAAAAGCTTTTTATTTTCTAAAAAGATTTTCAATTTGATGATTTATTTAGCAAAGAATTTGATAATTAAAAAGATAAGTCCAGCATCAACCAATAGTCCCACGTACAATGAGAGATTGAAATACCATTTTCTAGTTTTATGATGACAGAGATGCCCAGCCAAAATTGCTCCAATCCCTCCACCTAAAAGTGCTTGTGCAAGTAAAAATTTTTCAGGAATTCTCCACAGATGATATTGGGCCTTGTACTTATCCACCGCATAAAAAACAAAAACAATAAGATTCCAAACTGCTAATAAAACTAATAAATAAAGAATCATTTTTCTCCCTTCACATCTATACTAAATATCATTAGATTTTAAATTCTTTCATTTTCTCAACTCGAAGAGCCCCTTTTTGACCACTAAAAGTCCAACGTTGTTTAAACGCCCGTCTTTCCTGAGTATTTCCCGCAATAGTTTGACCAGAATTAACAGAAACAAGGTAGTCAATAGCTACAAAATAGAGGTCAACTTCAAATTGATTATCTTTTACTTCTTTATAACGCGTGATTCCATCCAAAACCACACTACGCGTGTGATTAATTTGACCTTTGTCACTCATCTTTTGGAGAATTTTTTCATGTTTTTCATATAAATTATCACCATAAGATTCGGACAAAGCTCGTAAGTCATGTTTATCCCAAGCATCTTGAACTTTTAGAAAAATTGCTTCTATTTCTGCTGACAAAGCTGAATCATTTAATGTCTTTTCTTGAAAATAACCTCTTTTTTTAAAGGGAAGTTTAACTCTATTTCTTATAAAATAAAATCCGAGACCGGCAAGCACAATCAGCCATTTCCAAATCCTTCCTCTATTATACCTGCTCCCCATTCTAGATGTACTCGAATTAGGAGTATAGCTATTAGAACCAGTATTACTATAATGGCTGTTAGTATTTCCACCTCCAAAATTACCGCCAGTTCTTGTACTTCTATTTCCTCCCCCTCGAAATCCTCCTGCTGTTGCAAAAGCATGAGGTGTGACTAAAACTAAGCCACTGATGAGCAATAAAATAACCAATTTCTTCATCATTTGATTCAAAAATTATTTCCTTTTCTTTGTCACTGATTTTATTATATATATTTTGTTATTATACCCTATTTCCCTTTTTATTTGAAACATCTGTTAAATTGCTACTTTTAGTGGAGTCTATTAAAAGAGTGTGATATAATTACCTCATGAAAAAACTCATGAATCTTTTTAAGTCTGAAACTGTTAGATATCTCATTTTTGGAGTCCTAGCAACAGCAGTTTATGCCTTTGTCAAATGGTTAACTTGGCAAGCTTGGCATTCTGGCTGGGGTTCAGAAACTGCCGCTCAAGCTTCAAGTATTATTTTTGCATTTTTTACCAATAAACTTTTTGTTTTCAAACATGAATCATCAAACTTATTACGTGATTTCATCAATTTTACTTCAGGACGAATTGTTCTTTTACTCCTATCCATCTTTATTAACTGGTGGTTCATTGATCAACATCCTGATATTTTGATGAATCTTTTTGGACTTTCTAAAAATAATATGGTTGCTGCTCTTAACCTCGTCGTTCAAGTTTTAATTATTGTTATTAACTATCTTTATTCAAAATTCTTTGTCTTCAAAAAAGATAAAAATTTAACAGAATAAACTAATTTTTTACTGATAGAAAATTACTGACAAGATGAAAAAAATACTGACAGATTTTCTGTCAGTATTTTTTTTCATTTTTATTAGTATTTTTTATTTTCTAATTTCCTTGATGAATTCAACAATTTCACCACGTCGTGTTTCAATCTTACCAACTTTTGTTTTTTGATAAACAGCATTTAATATGGCGCCAATAATCAAAACGCGGGCGATGAAAATAAACCAAATCATCAGTGCAAAGACAACCAATGACCCAATCAATTTCAAGTCATCTAATCGCTGAAGTGCAAAGCTAACATATTTTGCAATCCAGTTGGTTAGAAAAACAAGAACAAAGGTTGAAAATATTGTTCCAGGCATGGTGTATCTCAATTTTCTTATTTTAACATTTGGTAGGATAAAATAAAGCATCATCAAAGATAGAAAGGTCGCTACAGCAATCGCTGGTAAAGTCATATTGTGTAAAGTTCGGTAGAGATGATCATCAAAAGGAAATAAGCGATGAACTTGTTCAAGAATTAATTGTCCAAAAGTAGAGAGAACAATTGAAAAGTAAAGAAAGAGTAAAATCGCAAATCCGGCAGCTAAACCGATAATTCGACTGACAATAAAATCTCGATGATTAAAGACTTCATAAGCTTTATTCATTGACATTTGTAGAGCAGATAAGGCTCTTGAAAAGGTCCAAAAACCTGCCAAGACAGAGAGTGAAAGTAAACCTGTATTTCTTTGATTTAAGAGATTATTAATGACTGGTTCAATTCCTTTGTAAACATCACTTGGGAGTTGCTCAGACAAAAAGCTCAATAAAGCTGTTGTATTGATATGTAAGAAGGGTAAAATATTTCCGACAATCAATCCTAGAGGAAAGATTGCAAGTAAAAGGTAATAGGCAACAGCAATTGAAGACAGACTCATTTCTGAACTTTTGAAAAAAGTCATAAAAGTTGTCGTTAGCTCAGCAATTTTTTGTATAACTTTTTTCATCTTTCCTCTCATCTGTTTTTCCTTTTACTTATTAATAAGTCCGTTCTTCGCCTTGAGAAGTCAAAATCACAGGACCATCTTTAGTGATAACAAACTGGTGTTCGTATTGACATGATAAACTTCCGTCAAGTGTAACGTAACCACGTTCACCATCATGGTCAATTTCCCAACCCCCAGTGTTAATCATTGGTTCAATGGTTAAGACCATTCCTTCGCGTAAACGAAGTCCACGTCCAGCACGTCCGTAGTGGGGCACCATTGGTTCTTCATGCATTGTTGGTCCAACGCCATGTCCTACAAGGTCACGAACGACACCATAGCCACGACTTTCAGCGTACTCTTGAATAGCTGACCCAATATCACCAATGCGGTTGCCTACTTTGGCTTGTTCAATTCCAAGATAGAGACATTCGCGGGTCACATCCATCAAGTTTTTTACTTCGTCAGAAACTTGGCCTACAGCATAAGCCCAGCAAGAGTCAGCAACGCCACCGCGGAATTCTTCTTGATATTTAACCATTGATTCAGCATCGTCAAAATTAAGTTTTGAAACATCAACAGAACCATCTTCAACCAACCCGAGAACCATGTCAACCTTAATCAAATCACCATCTTTAAGAATTTGATGACGTGGAAATGCGTGAGCCACTTCATCATTCAAACAGCAGCAAGTAGCATAAGGGAATGGATTATAATTTCCTTCATCCACTCCGATTTGTAAAGGTAAAACATTTTTTTCTTTACAAACTTTGCGGACATATTCTTCAATTTCCCACATGTCAATCCCTGGTTTAATCAACTCACGAAGCCCAATGTGGATATCTGCCAAAATTTTGCTACTACGTTCCATTTGCTCGATTTCACGTTGCGATTTTAATGTAATCAATTTATTCTTTCCTTCTAAAGTTCTGAGAAAAACTCAGTTCTTTTTATTTAAATTAATGTTTTGAAGTGACTCATACTTCATCGAAAAATAAATTTTCATTTACTGGGGTTACTGAATCCTTATAAGATAGTATTTATGACTTTATCTATAAGAATTTTCTTCGACAATCATGAGCCTTTTCAAAATTACTTTGAATGCTAATTCAACTGAACAGATTTTTTTGTAATCCAAAACAGTCTATTTAGTATAAATACACTTTATTTTACCATAAATTTCCCTATAACTAGGTGTTTTTTATATAAATTGGCAGTAAAACTTCATCTACCAATTCATTAATTTGCTTATCATTCATGGATTGACCTTCAAGGAGCATATGATAACGGGTCATCTGGAAAGGTAAAAGCTTAGCTGTTTGCCCAATTTTTTCACGCGCTTCCCCTCTTTCCTGAGCCCTTGCAAGCAAGCGTTCCATAATAATCAGATTACTTGGAAGGACATTGCCAACAGTCGATTCAAGAACATTTTTTCCTTGTGACTGCATAAATGAAACGAAGGCCAGAAATCCTTTGGGATAGAGTTTAAAATTCTCTCTCATAAAGGTTAAAAGTTCAATTAAATCTTGCCGCAAGCTCCCACTGTTAATTTCTTGGTCTATCACATTTCCTCGCCACTCAGGATTTTGTGAAATATTGAAACGGACAGCTTCAAAAATTAAGTCAAAAACATCATCCCAATAACGATAAAGTACGCTTCGTGTGGTTTTGGCTTCTTTTGCAACATTTTGAAAGGTTACTTTTTCATAGCCTTCATTTTCTAAAATATGAACTGCAGCTTTATAAATTGCTTTCTTAAGTTCATCCCCTCTTCTTCGAGAATGATTAGGTGATTTTTTTTCTTTTTCTTCAAACATAAGAGACCTCGTGTTTCTTAATTCTATTATAACATCATCTTTATCTAATACCAACAAATCAAATTAGATACAAAAAGAATCTTATTGTTGACAAAACTTATTCTTAGGTTTATAATAATTTTGTATTTAAGATACAAAATGTATGTTATTTTTAAATTATAATTCCTAAGTTTTGATAACTTAGTTTTCGCTCAGACGAAAGAAAGGATTAACATGGCAAAATCAAAAAAGAATGAAAAAGAAAAATTGCCAAAAGAATTGACGCGAAATGCTTGGATTTTAGCCATTGGTGCTATTGCTCCAATGCTTGATTCAACCATGGTCAATATCGCAATCAACAAACTTCAAAGTGACTTACATACTTCACTAGACATGATTCAGTGGGCAATTACAGGCTACGTTCTTGCACTTGCTGTAGCCGTCCCTGTCTGTGGTTATGTTGTCAATCACATTGATGGAAAAAAAGTAATGCAGTGGTCACTCCTTAGTTTTGGACTTTTTAGCTTTTTATCTGGAATTGCTTGGAATATTGATAGTTTTATCATTTTCCGAGCTGTTCAAGGATTTTCAGCTGGTTTTATCACTTTACTGATGACAACCCTGCTAATGCAAATTACGCCTCCAGATAAACTTGGTCAATTGATGGCTGTTGTCTCAACTCCTATTATTCTTGGACCAATTATCGGGCCAGTACTTGGTGGTGCAATTGTATCTGGAGCAAATTGGCACTGGATTTTCTATGTTAATATTCCGGTAGTAATTATTGCAGTCCTCCTTAATCATTTTTATCTAAGTTCTTTCAAACCTTTCAACCCTAAAGCTAAACTAGATTGGTTTGGAACACTCCTTTTGGCTGGCGGTTCTGTGGGATTAATTTACGGAATGATGAAGGGTTCAACTAATGCTAAAAATTTTTTCAATAGTCAAATGATTACTTTTGTCATCATTGGCTTAGCCTTGTTTGTTATTTACGGAATTTATAATCGCATTCGCAAAAATAATACTGTTCTTCCGCTCAGATTTTTCAAATCTAAAAACTTCACTGCAGCGAATATTGGAATCTTTTTAGCTGGAATTGCTTCTAATGGACCTATGCTTTTACTGCCACTTTTCTTTCAAAATATAAAAGGCTTTACAGCCGTTGAAGCAGGTCTAATGTTGATTCCTCAAGGGATTGGTATGATGGTGACACGACCATTGATTGGGAAGATGATTGACCGTATGGGAGCTCGTCCTGTAGTACTTGTTTCCCTGGCTATTTCCCTTCTTGGAACAATTCCTTTCATTTTTGTTCACGAAAATACAAATTTGATTTGGTTGGGATTGGTTTTATTTGTTCGTGGAATGGGAATTGGTGGTTTGCAAATGCCAATGATGACTGATATTTTCATTGGTTTAGACAAACAAGATATCCCTGGTGCATCAGTAGGACAAAGAATCATTCAAAACGTTGGTTCATCTTTTGGTTCAGCCGTCATCTCGGCAGTTGTGACGGCGGTTGTGACGTCTGAAATTGCTGAACAGATGACAACTAAACTACATCAATTAGCGGCGATGCACACCAATTTAACACCGACTGTCATTGCAAGAGCAAAAACTTCTGTTGAAAAAGCGGTCACGCTTAATGGTTATCAACTTGGCTTTCTTGTCTCTTCGATTGTTTTAATTGTGATTGCTATTCCAGCCATGTTCCTTTCACAAAAGAAGGTCAACAAATAAAATTCGTAGTTTTTAGCTTTGATTTCACTTGTTTTTTGATATAATTGAATTGAATTATCTCAATAATAGATAGATGAACTTTAATCAATTAACTGAGCTTGGAGCGCTAAATTGTATGGCTCCTTGCATCTTATAGGAGAGTGAAAAAATGCCATTAGCAAAAATTGTATATGCAAGTATGACAGGAAATACTGAAGCTTGTGCCGATATTGTCGCTGATAAACTTGAAGAATTAGGTTTTGAAGTAGAACTTGACGAATGTTCTTCTGTTGATGCCGATGAGATGGCTGATGCTGATCTTTGTATCGTTGGAACTTACACTTACGGTGACGGTGAATTACCTGACGAAATTGTCGATTTTTATGAAGAATTAGCTGAGGTTGATTTATCTGGTAAAATTTACGGTTGTTTCGGGTCAGGTGATACTTTCTATGATGACTTCTGTATCTGTGTCGATATGTTTGAAGCGCAATTTGAAAAAACTGGCGCAACAAAAGGAGCTGAACTTGTTCGTGTTGACTTGTCTCCTGAAGATGAAGACGAAGCTCATCTCGAAGCCTTTGCGGAAACTTTGGCGGCTCACTTTAACTGATTGAGCTAAGATTAAATCCGTAAAATCTACTGACAAAAAGAAAATGGGAATGAAAAAGCTATTGACGAAAATCTCGTCAGTAGCTTTTCTTATCCACCGATTCCATGCTCACGTTGGTCGCATTGAACTGATGGAATTTCCGTCAGTAACTTTTTTGATGTCTGTCAGTAATTTTTTATTTATTTGACCATTTCAATCTCACTGTCAAAATATTGCTCTTGAAAATGAACTGCTTTTTCAATTTCTGATTTTGTGAAATTTTCAGTTGGACTGGTCAGTACCCATTTGTCCTCAACATCATCTTTTCTGTGGACAATAGCAATAAGTTTTCCAGTGAATGTCTGAAGGGCTTTTTGGTTTTCGGGCAAATTTGACAAAATATAAACATCTTGTTCTTCGCCGTCTCCTGCAATTATTCCTTCAATGTATCCGTAATTTATTGGATAAGTTGTTCCATGATGAACATAACCCATTGGGCGGTCCATTTTTGCAGTGTAAATCTTCATATCCACCTCCATTTTTACTGACAGCACCGAGAAAATTTCTGTCATAGGATAGTCGTTAGCGCTTGAGCGCTTACGAATATGCTAGGAGTTTCTGTCAGTAATTTTATAATGAAAACATCAAAATTCCAGCTGCTACAGCCACATTTAAAGATTCTGTTTGTCCTGGCATGTCAATATGAACGAGTTTGTCAGCAGCTTTAATGGCTTCGTCAGAAACTCCAGCCCCTTCATTTCCCATAATCAATGCAAAACGTGGTTCATTGATTATTTTATAAGACACAGAATTTGCTGACAGCGTGGTCGTCAATATTGAAATGCCTGCTTTTTTAAGTTGAGCAAAACAATCTTCTTTAGCCATTCGTACAAGAGGCAAATGAAAATTTGAGCCTTGCATAGACCGCATGACCTTTGGACTGTAAATATCTGCGGTTTCGCCAAGTAATATAACAGCCGAAAATCCAGCCGCATCAGCTGTTCTAATCATTGTCCCTACATTTCCTGGGTCTTGTACGTTTTCTAAAAGTAAAAATTTTGCTGCTGAAAAATCAATGACTTCTTCAATTTTTGTCACTTCAGCAATCAGTCCTTGTGGACTTTCGCTGTCAGCTAAAGATTTCAACACTTCTTTACTGACCAGATTTACAGATAAGTCTGTCAGTGATTTTTCAGACCCAATCATTTCTGTCAGTTTAGTCAGTTTATTTTCTTCAACAAAAATTTGCTTTATTGAACGACCAGCTTTCAGCGCTTCCTCCAACAAATGAAATCCTTCGATGAGATATGAATTTTTGCGGTATTTTTTTGTCAGCAATTTTCTTGCTTCTTTAATTTTTTTATTATCTTTTGAACTGATGATTTCCATTCTCCAATTATATCATAGCCAGTAAGGCGAAACAAAGTTTTACATTGCCAGTATCCCATTGCATTGATAATCAAATGAAGTGTAAGATAGCTGTCGCCACTTTACTGGCTTACAGATATGCTAGTTCTTTCATCTAAAAAGGATAATTTCCCACTGAGTGATTGTGACTTATGAAAAACATAGATCCCTTTGGTTTGGACAGCAAAGCATAAGCAGTGAAACTTTTATCAGATTTTTGTCAATCTTGCTGGTGCTTATGTTATAATAAAAGAAAACGTTTCAATTATTATCATTTCAACAACATAAAGCTAGGAGGTCTTAAGATGTTCAAAGTAAAAATGATTGTTTCTGGGCGCGTTCAGGGCGTCGGATTTCGTTATTTTGTTATCATAAGTGCGCGTGAACTGGGCATTTTAGGGCGTGTTTGGAATAATGATGACGGTACAGTTGAAATTCTCGCGCAAACAGAGGACGAAAAAAAATTAGAAGAATTCACTGCCATTGTTCGTGGGGAAAAATCAAGTAAAGGACGTCTTTCACCCTTTGCTAAAGTCACTGATGTCAAATCAATCCCTGCAAATTTTCCTGATTTCACAGACTTCAATATCAAATATTAGAAATTAAAAAATACTAACAAAAAGCTTGTCAGTTCAATGCGACTGAAACGAGCATTGAAGCGGCAGATAAGAAAAATTACTGACGGAAATTCCGTCAGTAATTTTTTACATTTACATTTTATTCTTTATCAGCAAGTTTATCCACAAATTCCAAAACGGTCAGTAAATTTCGCTTATCAATATGATAGGAAACAGCAGCTTTGACCGCAGGTTTTGCACAAAAGGCAATCCCAATACCAGCTGTATTTAGCATTGGAATATCATTTGCGCCATCACCTACAGCAATAACCTCAGATAAATTCAACTTATTTTCATTTGCCCATTGTTTAAGCCTATCAACTTTGAAATCTTTATCCACAACTGTCCCATGAGTTTTTCCAGTCAAATGGCCATTTTCCACAGACAAACGATTAGCAAAAACATAATCTATTTTTAAATCTCTTGCGATTTTATCCACTATTTCATGAAAACCACCAGAAACAAGGCCAACTTTCCAGCCTTTCGCATGCAAAGTTTCAATTAATCCCGTTGCACCCTTAGTTAAATGAATTTCTTTGTAAACATCGTCAAAAATAGTTGTGGGCAAACCAGAAAGCAAAGCCACCCTTTCTCTCAAAGATTCCTTAAAATCAATTTCGCCAGACATGGCGGCAGCCGTAATTTCTGAAATCTTATCACCCATACCCGCTTTTCCCCCTAAGAGATCAATGACCTCTTCTTCAATCAATGTGCTATCCACATCCATCACAAGTAATCCTTTTGCAGCCATTTTCTTCCTTTTCCATTCGTTTTTTAAACTATACTCTGATTTTCAATTAAGCGAACACGAATAATATTATCAGCAGCCTCAAAACGTGAAACTAAAGCCGCCAACTTTCCTTCATCTTTTTCATCCAAATCAAGTAAAGTATAGGCATAATCTCCTTGACCACGATTAACAATATTAGCAATATTAATATTTTCTGCTGCCACCGCAAGTGAAATTTGAGCCACAACATTAGGCACATTTTTATTGATTAAGGTCACACGATAAAGCGTATTCAACTCTTGCAAAACACGTGGAAAATTGACTGAATTAATAATTTCGCCAGTTTTCAAATAAGTTTGAACAGAATCCAGAGCCATTCTTGTGCAATTTAAACTGGCTTCCGCCGTTGAACCACCTAAATGAGGAGTTAAAAAAACTTGTGGATGATGATAAAATTTTTCAGAACCAAAATCCGTTCCAAAAAAGCGGACAATTCCCTCATCAATCGCTTTAAGCACTGCTTCTTTATCCGTAATCTCATCTCGTGCATAATTGAGCAAAATCACTCCCTTTTTACACTTAGATAAATTTTTCCAATTGAGCATTTTCGTCGTTTCATCCGTCGCTGGCGTATGAACCGTGATATAATCTGCCTTCTCAAAAATCTCAGCCAAATCATTCACTCTTTTAACATGATGTGACAAGTTCCAAGCGTGCTCAATTGAAAGATAAGGGTCATAACCAATAACTTTCATTCCTAAACGCTGTGCATCATTGGCAACTTTTGAACCAATATTCCCAAGGCCAATTACCCCTAAAGTTTTTCCTGAAATTTCAGAACCAGAAAACGCCTTTTTCCCATGTTCAACCGCCCCATCAATGGTATTATCATCGCCTTTTTGACCAGTCAACCATTTGTTTGCTGGTTTTAAATTACGCGTTCCAAAAATCATCATTGACAAAACTAATTCTTTAACCGCATTGGCATTCCCACCAGGCGCATTAAAGACTACAATCCCTTTACTAGCACACTTTTCTATCGGAATATTATTAAAACCAGCACCAGCACGTCCAATCGCCAAAAGCGCTTTGGAAAATTCATAATCGTGGAAAGGCTGAGCCCGACAAATAAATGCGTCAGATTCAGCTTCTGACACTTGATTAACAAGAAAGCCTTCGCCAATTTCATCTAATGCAATTTGGTCGATATTATTTCCAATTGTTTTGATATGATAAGTCATTTATATCCCTCTTCAAATTCTTTCATAAATTTCACTAATTCAACAACCCCCTCTAAAGGAAAAGCGTTGTAAATACTTGCTCTCATTCCTCCCACGGAACGATGACCTTTGAGTGATTTGAAACCTTTTTCTTCAGCTTTTTGGGTGAATAGCTCATCCAATTCTTGGCTTGGACTTGTAAAAACAACATTGCAAATCGACCGCTCATCTTTATTTTTGATTGGGTTCTGATAAAAGTCAGATTGGTCAATTAAATCATACAACAATTGAGCTTTTCTCTGATTCATTTCTTCGAGTTTTTTTACGCCACCTTGCGCTTTTACCCATTTGAAAACCAGCCCGGCCACATAAATAGCAAAAGTCGGCGGGGTATTGTACATCGAGCCATTTTCAACCAAAATCTGATAATCCATCATTGATGAGAGGCTTTCAGCTTCATTCAATAAGTCTTCACGAATAATGACAATGGTTAAACCAGCAATACCTAAATTTTTCTGAGCTCCAGCGTAAATTAAGCCAAATTTACTCACATCATAATCAACCGCCAAAATATTTGAACTCATATCAGCAACCAAAGGAAGGCTTGCAAACTCAGGCAAATTTTCAGGAAAAATACTTGTTCCTTCAATCGTATTATTCGTTGTCAAATGGAGATAGGCCCCATTTTTTTCATCAATTTTAGATTTATCAATTTTCAATAGATGATTATAATTATCTTTTTTAGTTGAGCCCAAACTAATCGGTATTAAATCAAGGAAATGACTCAATTTCACCGCTTCATCATAAGCCTTTTCACCAAAGGCGCCCGAAATATTGTAATAAGCCTTTTTGCCAATTGCCAAATTCATTGGAACCATTGAAAATTGACTGGAAGCTCCCCCTTGTAAAAACAAAATTTTATAGTTTTGAGGAATCGACATCAAATCACGCAAATCGTTCTCAGCCTCATCAATTACTTTTTGGAAAGCCTTGGAGCGATGCGAAATTTCCATCACTGACATACCACTTTTTTCAAAGTCTAACAGTTCTTCTTGAACCTTCTTCAAGACTTCCTTTGGAAGTACACTGGGTCCTGCGCCAAAATTATAAATCATCGATTTCACTTCCTCAAATTATTTATTAATCACTATTATAGTATAATTTTCTGATAATTCAAATATAAAAAAATACTGTTCGACAAAAAAGCACAGTCAACTGTGTTTTTCTATCTTAACAGTAATTTACCAATTTAATAAATCAAGTAAGAGCATGTTCCATTCAACCTCTTTGGCATAGAAAATATTCCCACCATTAGAGTAGAGTTTTCCTTTATTATAAATCAATGAATCCAGAGTCAAATGATAATAAGTTTCACCCGTTGTATTTCCTAAACTTGGCGCAACGACATCACGAGAATAATCCTTAGAAAGAGCGATAGTATTCTTTCCACCATGGGCAGCTATGTAATCAACATAGGCTTTCCCATA from Lactococcus lactis carries:
- the hprK gene encoding HPr(Ser) kinase/phosphatase, producing MAVSVQDLLDKIHFHVIYSTETALQKEITTSEIMRPGLEMAGYFDYFTPERIQLFGMKEWSYMMTVVGDNRYDLLKKVMAKETPVVIVARNLEIPSEMVAAAKKSDIVLLQSREATSRLNSVLTSFLDERLAERTTVHGVLMDIFGVGVLIQGASGIGKSETGLELVKRGHRLVADDRVDVFQRDAFTLSGEPAEILRNMIEIRGVGIIDVMSLFGAGAVKDSTDIDMAIYLEYYDKEKAFDRLGNAPTIVEFSDVEVPQTRIPVKTGRNVSVIVEAAVMNFRAKQMGFDATKTFEDRLTDLISHNKES
- a CDS encoding DUF3272 family protein, with amino-acid sequence MPKQRFYSFMIGTVLEAWIFSWSFLSASWFLATFFGFLLLRRIFLAYRLDKFIRDMKM
- a CDS encoding DUF1294 domain-containing protein; protein product: MILYLLVLLAVWNLIVFVFYAVDKYKAQYHLWRIPEKFLLAQALLGGGIGAILAGHLCHHKTRKWYFNLSLYVGLLVDAGLIFLIIKFFAK
- a CDS encoding TIM44-like domain-containing protein, which gives rise to MMKKLVILLLISGLVLVTPHAFATAGGFRGGGNRSTRTGGNFGGGNTNSHYSNTGSNSYTPNSSTSRMGSRYNRGRIWKWLIVLAGLGFYFIRNRVKLPFKKRGYFQEKTLNDSALSAEIEAIFLKVQDAWDKHDLRALSESYGDNLYEKHEKILQKMSDKGQINHTRSVVLDGITRYKEVKDNQFEVDLYFVAIDYLVSVNSGQTIAGNTQERRAFKQRWTFSGQKGALRVEKMKEFKI
- a CDS encoding GtrA family protein, producing the protein MKKLMNLFKSETVRYLIFGVLATAVYAFVKWLTWQAWHSGWGSETAAQASSIIFAFFTNKLFVFKHESSNLLRDFINFTSGRIVLLLLSIFINWWFIDQHPDILMNLFGLSKNNMVAALNLVVQVLIIVINYLYSKFFVFKKDKNLTE
- a CDS encoding YihY/virulence factor BrkB family protein, with protein sequence MKKVIQKIAELTTTFMTFFKSSEMSLSSIAVAYYLLLAIFPLGLIVGNILPFLHINTTALLSFLSEQLPSDVYKGIEPVINNLLNQRNTGLLSLSVLAGFWTFSRALSALQMSMNKAYEVFNHRDFIVSRIIGLAAGFAILLFLYFSIVLSTFGQLILEQVHRLFPFDDHLYRTLHNMTLPAIAVATFLSLMMLYFILPNVKIRKLRYTMPGTIFSTFVLVFLTNWIAKYVSFALQRLDDLKLIGSLVVFALMIWFIFIARVLIIGAILNAVYQKTKVGKIETRRGEIVEFIKEIRK
- a CDS encoding methionyl aminopeptidase; this translates as MITLKSQREIEQMERSSKILADIHIGLRELIKPGIDMWEIEEYVRKVCKEKNVLPLQIGVDEGNYNPFPYATCCCLNDEVAHAFPRHQILKDGDLIKVDMVLGLVEDGSVDVSKLNFDDAESMVKYQEEFRGGVADSCWAYAVGQVSDEVKNLMDVTRECLYLGIEQAKVGNRIGDIGSAIQEYAESRGYGVVRDLVGHGVGPTMHEEPMVPHYGRAGRGLRLREGMVLTIEPMINTGGWEIDHDGERGYVTLDGSLSCQYEHQFVITKDGPVILTSQGEERTY
- a CDS encoding TetR/AcrR family transcriptional regulator encodes the protein MFEEKEKKSPNHSRRRGDELKKAIYKAAVHILENEGYEKVTFQNVAKEAKTTRSVLYRYWDDVFDLIFEAVRFNISQNPEWRGNVIDQEINSGSLRQDLIELLTFMRENFKLYPKGFLAFVSFMQSQGKNVLESTVGNVLPSNLIIMERLLARAQERGEAREKIGQTAKLLPFQMTRYHMLLEGQSMNDKQINELVDEVLLPIYIKNT
- a CDS encoding MDR family MFS transporter is translated as MAKSKKNEKEKLPKELTRNAWILAIGAIAPMLDSTMVNIAINKLQSDLHTSLDMIQWAITGYVLALAVAVPVCGYVVNHIDGKKVMQWSLLSFGLFSFLSGIAWNIDSFIIFRAVQGFSAGFITLLMTTLLMQITPPDKLGQLMAVVSTPIILGPIIGPVLGGAIVSGANWHWIFYVNIPVVIIAVLLNHFYLSSFKPFNPKAKLDWFGTLLLAGGSVGLIYGMMKGSTNAKNFFNSQMITFVIIGLALFVIYGIYNRIRKNNTVLPLRFFKSKNFTAANIGIFLAGIASNGPMLLLPLFFQNIKGFTAVEAGLMLIPQGIGMMVTRPLIGKMIDRMGARPVVLVSLAISLLGTIPFIFVHENTNLIWLGLVLFVRGMGIGGLQMPMMTDIFIGLDKQDIPGASVGQRIIQNVGSSFGSAVISAVVTAVVTSEIAEQMTTKLHQLAAMHTNLTPTVIARAKTSVEKAVTLNGYQLGFLVSSIVLIVIAIPAMFLSQKKVNK
- a CDS encoding flavodoxin, whose protein sequence is MPLAKIVYASMTGNTEACADIVADKLEELGFEVELDECSSVDADEMADADLCIVGTYTYGDGELPDEIVDFYEELAEVDLSGKIYGCFGSGDTFYDDFCICVDMFEAQFEKTGATKGAELVRVDLSPEDEDEAHLEAFAETLAAHFN
- a CDS encoding inorganic diphosphatase, with the protein product MTEIFSVLSVKMEVDMKIYTAKMDRPMGYVHHGTTYPINYGYIEGIIAGDGEEQDVYILSNLPENQKALQTFTGKLIAIVHRKDDVEDKWVLTSPTENFTKSEIEKAVHFQEQYFDSEIEMVK